One window of the Oncorhynchus mykiss isolate Arlee chromosome 5, USDA_OmykA_1.1, whole genome shotgun sequence genome contains the following:
- the enc3 gene encoding ectodermal-neural cortex 3 isoform X1 produces the protein MAPSKMSELRREQSWEVGTVIHRRKLLIKATKGMSTPRSKMSVSNHENRKSRSSSGSMNIQLFHKTSHADSLLTQLNLLRKRRVFTDVVLRAGNRVFPCHRAVLASCSRYFEAMFNGGLRESRDAEVNFHDSLHPEVLELLLDYAYSARVIINEENAESLLEAGDMLQFHDIRDACSEFLEKNLAPSNCLGMMLLSDAHQCQRLYELSWRMCLANFATLNKTEDFLSLPKDKVQELVFSEELEVEDESLVYEAVIDWVKADIERRLGDLPELLRCVRLALLPETYLLKNVASEELVMGHKVGREIVEDAVRCKMRILQNDGIVTGFCARPRKVSQALLLLGGQTFMCDKVYMIDNKTKEITPKTDIPSPRKECSACAIGCKVYVTGGRGSENGASKDMWVYDTLHDEWSKAAPMLVARFGHGTAELDHILYVVGGHTSLAGSFPASPSVSLKQVEQYDPQTNKWILVAPLREGVSNAAVVGAKNKLFVFGGTSVNRDKFPKVQCFDPVQNRWTVPASCPQLWRYTAAAVVGNHVVVIGGDTEFSASSAYRFNSETFQWSKFGDVMAKRISCHAVASGNRLYVVGGYFGAQRCKTLDCYDPSTDSWDSVTSVPYSLIPTAFVSTWKYLSA, from the exons ATGGCACCGTCTAAAATGAGCGAGCTACGGAGGGAACAGTCATGGGAGGTTGGCACCGTGATTCACAGGCGTAAACTGCTGATAAAAGCCACGAAAGGGATGTCCACACCCAG GTCCAAGATGTCTGTGAGCAACCACGAAAACAGGAAGTCCCGCTCTAGCTCTGGCTCCATGAACATCCAGCTATTCCACAAGACGTCTCATGCGGACAGCCTCCTGACCCAGCTCAACCTGCTCCGTAAGCGAAGAGTCTTCACTGACGTGGTCCTGAGGGCCGGGAACCGGGTTTTCCCTTGCCACCGTGCAGTGCTGGCCTCCTGCAGCCGTTACTTTGAGGCCATGTTTAACGGAGGCCTGAGGGAGAGCCGCGATGCCGAGGTCAACTTCCACGACTCGCTGCACCCAGAGGTGCTGGAGTTGCTGTTAGACTATGCCTACTCGGCCCGCGTCATCATCAACGAGGAGAACGCAGAGTCCCTTCTGGAGGCCGGGGACATGCTCCAGTTTCATGACATCCGAGACGCCTGCTCTGAgttcctagagaaaaacctggcaCCGTCCAACTGCCTGGGCATGATGCTGCTGTCGGACGCCCACCAGTGCCAGCGGCTCTACGAGCTCTCCTGGAGGATGTGCCTGGCCAACTTTGCCACCCTCAACAAGACGGAGGACTTCCTTAGTCTCCCTAAAGACAAGGTTCAGGAGCTTGTGTTCAGCGAGGAACTGGAGGTGGAGGATGAGAGCCTGGTGTACGAGGCTGTGATAGACTGGGTAAAGGCGGACATAGAGAGGAGGCTGGGTGACCTTCCGGAGCTGCTGCGCTGTGTGCGTCTGGCCCTGCTGCCCGAGACATACCTGCTGAAGAACGTGGCCTCTGAGGAGCTGGTGATGGGACACAAAGTGGGCCGGGAGATCGTGGAGGATGCAGTGCGATGTAAGATGAGGATCCTCCAGAACGACGGCATTGTGACGGGGTTCTGCGCCAGGCCCAGGAAGGTCAGCCAGGCCCTGCTTCTCCTGGGAGGTCAGACCTTCATGTGTGACAAGGTGTACATGATTGACAACAAGACCAAGGAGATCACCCCCAAAACGGACATCCCCAGCCCCCGTAAGGAGTGCAGCGCCTGCGCCATTGGCTGCAAGGTCTATGTGACAGGGGGGAGAGGCTCTGAGAATGGAGCCTCCAAAGACATGTGGGTCTATGACACCCTGCATGATGAGTGGTCTAAAGCAGCGCCCATGCTGGTGGCCAGGTTCGGACACGGGACAGCTGAGCTCGACCACATCCTGTACGTTGTAGGTGGACACACCTCTCTGGCCGGCTCCTTCCCAGCCTCTCCGTCAGTCTCTCTCAAACAGGTGGAGCAGTATGACCCGCAGACCAACAAGTGGATCCTCGTAGCTCCTCTCAGAGAGGGGGTTAGCAATGCTGCAGTGGTGGGGGCCAAGAACAAGCTGTTTGTCTTCGGGGGCACCAGCGTCAACCGAGATAAGTTTCCCAAGGTGCAGTGCTTCGACCCGGTCCAGAACAGGTGGACGGTGCCTGCTTCCTGCCCTCAGCTCTGGCGCTACACGGCGGCGGCTGTCGTAGGCAACCACGTCGTAGTGATCGGTGGAGACACAGAGTTCTCGGCCAGCTCGGCCTACCGCTTCAACAGTGAGACGTTCCAGTGGTCCAAGTTCGGGGATGTGATGGCCAAGAGGATCAGCTGTCACGCGGTGGCGTCGGGCAATCGGCTGTACGTGGTGGGGGGATACTTTGGGGCTCAGAGGTGCAAGACCCTGGACTGTTACGACCCCTCTACAGACTCGTGGGACAGCGTGACCAGCGTGCCCTACTCGTTGATCCCCACAGCTTTCGTCAGCACCTGGAAGTACCTCTCAGCGTAG
- the enc3 gene encoding ectodermal-neural cortex 3 isoform X2 translates to MSVSNHENRKSRSSSGSMNIQLFHKTSHADSLLTQLNLLRKRRVFTDVVLRAGNRVFPCHRAVLASCSRYFEAMFNGGLRESRDAEVNFHDSLHPEVLELLLDYAYSARVIINEENAESLLEAGDMLQFHDIRDACSEFLEKNLAPSNCLGMMLLSDAHQCQRLYELSWRMCLANFATLNKTEDFLSLPKDKVQELVFSEELEVEDESLVYEAVIDWVKADIERRLGDLPELLRCVRLALLPETYLLKNVASEELVMGHKVGREIVEDAVRCKMRILQNDGIVTGFCARPRKVSQALLLLGGQTFMCDKVYMIDNKTKEITPKTDIPSPRKECSACAIGCKVYVTGGRGSENGASKDMWVYDTLHDEWSKAAPMLVARFGHGTAELDHILYVVGGHTSLAGSFPASPSVSLKQVEQYDPQTNKWILVAPLREGVSNAAVVGAKNKLFVFGGTSVNRDKFPKVQCFDPVQNRWTVPASCPQLWRYTAAAVVGNHVVVIGGDTEFSASSAYRFNSETFQWSKFGDVMAKRISCHAVASGNRLYVVGGYFGAQRCKTLDCYDPSTDSWDSVTSVPYSLIPTAFVSTWKYLSA, encoded by the coding sequence ATGTCTGTGAGCAACCACGAAAACAGGAAGTCCCGCTCTAGCTCTGGCTCCATGAACATCCAGCTATTCCACAAGACGTCTCATGCGGACAGCCTCCTGACCCAGCTCAACCTGCTCCGTAAGCGAAGAGTCTTCACTGACGTGGTCCTGAGGGCCGGGAACCGGGTTTTCCCTTGCCACCGTGCAGTGCTGGCCTCCTGCAGCCGTTACTTTGAGGCCATGTTTAACGGAGGCCTGAGGGAGAGCCGCGATGCCGAGGTCAACTTCCACGACTCGCTGCACCCAGAGGTGCTGGAGTTGCTGTTAGACTATGCCTACTCGGCCCGCGTCATCATCAACGAGGAGAACGCAGAGTCCCTTCTGGAGGCCGGGGACATGCTCCAGTTTCATGACATCCGAGACGCCTGCTCTGAgttcctagagaaaaacctggcaCCGTCCAACTGCCTGGGCATGATGCTGCTGTCGGACGCCCACCAGTGCCAGCGGCTCTACGAGCTCTCCTGGAGGATGTGCCTGGCCAACTTTGCCACCCTCAACAAGACGGAGGACTTCCTTAGTCTCCCTAAAGACAAGGTTCAGGAGCTTGTGTTCAGCGAGGAACTGGAGGTGGAGGATGAGAGCCTGGTGTACGAGGCTGTGATAGACTGGGTAAAGGCGGACATAGAGAGGAGGCTGGGTGACCTTCCGGAGCTGCTGCGCTGTGTGCGTCTGGCCCTGCTGCCCGAGACATACCTGCTGAAGAACGTGGCCTCTGAGGAGCTGGTGATGGGACACAAAGTGGGCCGGGAGATCGTGGAGGATGCAGTGCGATGTAAGATGAGGATCCTCCAGAACGACGGCATTGTGACGGGGTTCTGCGCCAGGCCCAGGAAGGTCAGCCAGGCCCTGCTTCTCCTGGGAGGTCAGACCTTCATGTGTGACAAGGTGTACATGATTGACAACAAGACCAAGGAGATCACCCCCAAAACGGACATCCCCAGCCCCCGTAAGGAGTGCAGCGCCTGCGCCATTGGCTGCAAGGTCTATGTGACAGGGGGGAGAGGCTCTGAGAATGGAGCCTCCAAAGACATGTGGGTCTATGACACCCTGCATGATGAGTGGTCTAAAGCAGCGCCCATGCTGGTGGCCAGGTTCGGACACGGGACAGCTGAGCTCGACCACATCCTGTACGTTGTAGGTGGACACACCTCTCTGGCCGGCTCCTTCCCAGCCTCTCCGTCAGTCTCTCTCAAACAGGTGGAGCAGTATGACCCGCAGACCAACAAGTGGATCCTCGTAGCTCCTCTCAGAGAGGGGGTTAGCAATGCTGCAGTGGTGGGGGCCAAGAACAAGCTGTTTGTCTTCGGGGGCACCAGCGTCAACCGAGATAAGTTTCCCAAGGTGCAGTGCTTCGACCCGGTCCAGAACAGGTGGACGGTGCCTGCTTCCTGCCCTCAGCTCTGGCGCTACACGGCGGCGGCTGTCGTAGGCAACCACGTCGTAGTGATCGGTGGAGACACAGAGTTCTCGGCCAGCTCGGCCTACCGCTTCAACAGTGAGACGTTCCAGTGGTCCAAGTTCGGGGATGTGATGGCCAAGAGGATCAGCTGTCACGCGGTGGCGTCGGGCAATCGGCTGTACGTGGTGGGGGGATACTTTGGGGCTCAGAGGTGCAAGACCCTGGACTGTTACGACCCCTCTACAGACTCGTGGGACAGCGTGACCAGCGTGCCCTACTCGTTGATCCCCACAGCTTTCGTCAGCACCTGGAAGTACCTCTCAGCGTAG